The Actinomycetota bacterium genome contains the following window.
GCGCGCGACGATCGGCGGGGCAGGGGGGGGTGTTTCGGTCGGCTGGGTGGGATACAATGAAGTCACCTTCGGTCGAGGTCGGAGCCCCGGTTCGCCGGGGCTTTCGTTATTCAGGCGGTCGCGTCAGGCGCGCGCGGGTCAGGTTGCGCGGCGAGGAACGACTCCAGGGCCGCGCGCGGAATCAGAATCCGAGACCCGAGCCGGACCGAGGGCAAGCGGCCCTCGCGCACAAGCGAATAGGTCAGGCCGCGTCCGAGGCCGAGTGCGACAGCGGCCTCAGACACCGAAAGCGTCAAGCGCGCGCTCATGAGGCGCCCGCCAAGAGTCGCAAGAGCGCCCCGTATCGCTGTGCGCGCTCGCCACGAGGAATCCGCTGCCCGTGCTCCCATCGGCAGACGGCCGCCGAGGAAACCCCCAGAGAAGAAGCAACTTCGGCGAGTGACAGCCCGGCCGCCTGACGGATCTGGCGCGCGGTGCCGGTGCGGGCGAGCGCGCGCACCGCCGCGAGTTCGAGAACTTCGTTCGTGTCCATGTCGCTCATGGTGAAGATAGCGGTATGGGCTGTCAAGCCCTACCCCTATTCAAGAATGTTGGCAGGGTATTGGGATAGGTACTAGGCCTTGACGGTACATTCCCGTTTCTATACCATCGCACTCATGCCGAAGGACCTCAGTCCCCGGATTCAGTTCACCGAGTTCGCCTACAAAGGGTGGCGGATCAAACTCACCTTCGATCAAGTCGGCTCATCAATGGAGTGTGTGGGCGTAGAGATCATGGGCTACGCTTTTGGCGCCGATCCGCGCGCGCGTCAATCCAAGGTGCTTACCGCCACGGCCCTTCGCAGCATCCCGCTCGCGAAACTCATCAAGGAGCGGAGAGGGCGAGTCGTCGGCCTCTTTCGGGCGGGTCTCGACAACGAGGATGCCGACTGGCGCGCGCGCACCGAAGGCGAACTTGAGCGGTGGGAAAGCACCCGCTCGGTCGGGCGTCCGCCCGAGTACGGGGCCGATCATTGGCGGAAGGTGGCCCAGACCTATCGAGAAGCGTTTCGTCGTGGAGATCATCCCACCAAGGCGGTCGCTGCCCGGTTTCACTTGAGCCACTCAGCCGCGACTAAGCACGTCGCACGCACGCGCGCGCTTGGGCTCCTGGGACCCACCAAGAAGGGCAAGGCTGGCGGACTTGAGCCGCCG
Protein-coding sequences here:
- a CDS encoding helix-turn-helix transcriptional regulator, which produces MTAHTAIFTMSDMDTNEVLELAAVRALARTGTARQIRQAAGLSLAEVASSLGVSSAAVCRWEHGQRIPRGERAQRYGALLRLLAGAS
- a CDS encoding helix-turn-helix domain-containing protein, coding for MSARLTLSVSEAAVALGLGRGLTYSLVREGRLPSVRLGSRILIPRAALESFLAAQPDPRAPDATA